From a single Pieris napi chromosome 7, ilPieNapi1.2, whole genome shotgun sequence genomic region:
- the LOC125051310 gene encoding spondin-2-like isoform X1 — protein MSTMFGITGLIILIFALNRYECYESEIGCNRRPLGTKTEPLPPDNRFKIDIIGINDDMYIPRHQYTVRLYSNDGVSSFIAFTISAREDTKYNEKNPRKPILLDPGAIKVSPDAPSVPSPCKNSVIQSDIKPKKSIEAVWIAPAKDNKCVTIYAVLAVKQDVWYNSDGPLSKRVCEDRRNMEDMQPVENDNCQACEDARYLLTFDGIWSYNTHPGMFPKTQELARFSDVVGASHSKSFNVYKIHSEASAGLKMLAEQGNTTKLEMEILSQLGSSVRTVIKGSGRSKPNMVTTTSFRVTRQHHRVSLVTAILPSPDWFLGVSNMELCDAVTRKWAPNLTLNLYPLDAGTDSGTTFEASNDDTMPPQPISSAPINKDIPKEQIKPFAKLIFELTRTYPKLCDSEESSEPHIQEEHEYKEINNNQPTTPPPVEVSISVDPDSSSECPMTEWEDWLPCEGECIDNKLQGFQSRFRYHLVDGVAVGKYVENGPSYADKEVSRYCQENYEDSELQACEEACNQEEDS, from the exons atgtcgaCAATGTTTGGAATTACTG gtttaataattttaattttcgccCTCAATCGCTACGAATGTTACGAAAGTGAGATTGGTTGCAACCGACGTCCCTTAGGCACTAAGACCGAACCTTTGCCCCCAGACAACCGATTTAAAATCGATATTATAGGCATAAATGATGATATGTACATACCGAGGCATCAGTACACAG TTCGTCTTTACTCAAACGACGGTGTATCGAGTTTCATAGCCTTTACCATATCAGCTCGAGAAGATACCAAATACAACGAAAAGAACCCAAGAAAACCTATTTTATTGGATCCCGGGGCGATTAAAGTATCGCCAGATGCGCCCTCTGTGCCTAGTCCATGTAAAAATTCGGTTATACAGTCGGATATTAAACCAAAAAAGTCGATAGAG GCTGTGTGGATAGCACCAGCGAAAGACAACAAATGCGTTACAATATACGCAGTATTGGCAGTGAAACAAGATGTGTGGTATAATTCCGACGGTCCCTTGTCAAAGAGAGTGTGTGAGGATAGGCGTAACATGGAAGACATGCAGCCTGTTGAAAATGATAATTGTCAGGCTTGTGAAGATGCGAGATATTTG CTAACATTTGACGGTATTTGGTCGTATAATACACATCCAGGCATGTTCCCAAAGACACAGGAATTGGCCCGATTCAGTGATGTAGTCGGTGCTTCGCATAGTAAAAGTtttaatgtatacaaaatacacTCGGAAGCGAGTGCGGGACTGAAAATGTTAGCGGAACAAGGAAACACTACAAAACTGGAAATGGAAATATTATCAcag TTGGGCTCTTCAgtccgtacagtaataaaggGTTCAGGTCGTTCGAAACCGAACATGGTGACAACAACGTCATTCAGAGTAACTCGACAGCACCATAGGGTGTCACTGGTGACAGCCATCTTGCCTTCACCAGATTGGTTCCTCGGCGTGTCCAATATGGAACTGTGTGATGCTGTGACACGTAAATGGGCACCGAATTTGACCTTAAATCTTTACCCTTTGGATGCTGGAACGGATAGTGGTACTACATTTGAg GCATCGAACGATGACACTATGCCCCCACAACCGATATCTTCAGCGCCGATTAACAAGGATATACCGAAGGAACAGATAAAACCTTTCGCCAAACTAATTTTCGAACTTACCAGAACTTACCCAAAACTATGCGACTCTGAAGAATCCTCTGAACCGCACATACAAG AAGAACAtgaatataaagaaattaacaataatcaacCTACTACGCCACCTCCAgt CGAAGTATCAATTTCCGTGGACCCCGACTCGTCTTCAGAATGTCCGATGACGGAATGGGAGGATTGGTTGCCGTGTGAAGGGGAATGCATAGACAACAAACTACAAGGATTCCAGAGCAGGTTCCGCTATCACCTTGTTGATGGCGTTGCTGTTGGAAAGTATGTAGAAAAT GGACCGTCTTATGCAGATAAAGAAGTATCAAGATACTGTCAAGAAAATTATGAAGACAGTGAATTACAAGCTTGTGAAGAAGCTTGCAACCAAGAGGAAGATTCTTga
- the LOC125051310 gene encoding spondin-2-like isoform X2 — protein sequence MSTMFGITGLIILIFALNRYECYESEIGCNRRPLGTKTEPLPPDNRFKIDIIGINDDMYIPRHQYTVRLYSNDGVSSFIAFTISAREDTKYNEKNPRKPILLDPGAIKVSPDAPSVPSPCKNSVIQSDIKPKKSIEAVWIAPAKDNKCVTIYAVLAVKQDVWYNSDGPLSKRVCEDRRNMEDMQPVENDNCQACEDARYLLTFDGIWSYNTHPGMFPKTQELARFSDVVGASHSKSFNVYKIHSEASAGLKMLAEQGNTTKLEMEILSQLGSSVRTVIKGSGRSKPNMVTTTSFRVTRQHHRVSLVTAILPSPDWFLGVSNMELCDAVTRKWAPNLTLNLYPLDAGTDSGTTFEASNDDTMPPQPISSAPINKDIPKEQIKPFAKLIFELTRTYPKLCDSEESSEPHIQEHEYKEINNNQPTTPPPVEVSISVDPDSSSECPMTEWEDWLPCEGECIDNKLQGFQSRFRYHLVDGVAVGKYVENGPSYADKEVSRYCQENYEDSELQACEEACNQEEDS from the exons atgtcgaCAATGTTTGGAATTACTG gtttaataattttaattttcgccCTCAATCGCTACGAATGTTACGAAAGTGAGATTGGTTGCAACCGACGTCCCTTAGGCACTAAGACCGAACCTTTGCCCCCAGACAACCGATTTAAAATCGATATTATAGGCATAAATGATGATATGTACATACCGAGGCATCAGTACACAG TTCGTCTTTACTCAAACGACGGTGTATCGAGTTTCATAGCCTTTACCATATCAGCTCGAGAAGATACCAAATACAACGAAAAGAACCCAAGAAAACCTATTTTATTGGATCCCGGGGCGATTAAAGTATCGCCAGATGCGCCCTCTGTGCCTAGTCCATGTAAAAATTCGGTTATACAGTCGGATATTAAACCAAAAAAGTCGATAGAG GCTGTGTGGATAGCACCAGCGAAAGACAACAAATGCGTTACAATATACGCAGTATTGGCAGTGAAACAAGATGTGTGGTATAATTCCGACGGTCCCTTGTCAAAGAGAGTGTGTGAGGATAGGCGTAACATGGAAGACATGCAGCCTGTTGAAAATGATAATTGTCAGGCTTGTGAAGATGCGAGATATTTG CTAACATTTGACGGTATTTGGTCGTATAATACACATCCAGGCATGTTCCCAAAGACACAGGAATTGGCCCGATTCAGTGATGTAGTCGGTGCTTCGCATAGTAAAAGTtttaatgtatacaaaatacacTCGGAAGCGAGTGCGGGACTGAAAATGTTAGCGGAACAAGGAAACACTACAAAACTGGAAATGGAAATATTATCAcag TTGGGCTCTTCAgtccgtacagtaataaaggGTTCAGGTCGTTCGAAACCGAACATGGTGACAACAACGTCATTCAGAGTAACTCGACAGCACCATAGGGTGTCACTGGTGACAGCCATCTTGCCTTCACCAGATTGGTTCCTCGGCGTGTCCAATATGGAACTGTGTGATGCTGTGACACGTAAATGGGCACCGAATTTGACCTTAAATCTTTACCCTTTGGATGCTGGAACGGATAGTGGTACTACATTTGAg GCATCGAACGATGACACTATGCCCCCACAACCGATATCTTCAGCGCCGATTAACAAGGATATACCGAAGGAACAGATAAAACCTTTCGCCAAACTAATTTTCGAACTTACCAGAACTTACCCAAAACTATGCGACTCTGAAGAATCCTCTGAACCGCACATACAAG AACAtgaatataaagaaattaacaataatcaacCTACTACGCCACCTCCAgt CGAAGTATCAATTTCCGTGGACCCCGACTCGTCTTCAGAATGTCCGATGACGGAATGGGAGGATTGGTTGCCGTGTGAAGGGGAATGCATAGACAACAAACTACAAGGATTCCAGAGCAGGTTCCGCTATCACCTTGTTGATGGCGTTGCTGTTGGAAAGTATGTAGAAAAT GGACCGTCTTATGCAGATAAAGAAGTATCAAGATACTGTCAAGAAAATTATGAAGACAGTGAATTACAAGCTTGTGAAGAAGCTTGCAACCAAGAGGAAGATTCTTga
- the LOC125051313 gene encoding tubulin-specific chaperone C isoform X2: MNIAARSLFWIFSIGTISYGLFTFVKPDDDLIKQFDRDSKHTTARQVSRDTVSVLQEALKQDSDIERLSRREAQRIEKLQKAHKAKEEVDASNENEEYFSGAFKIRAEIVEHLLSEVPTLETTILPAHFDNIKREVNELQKFVVTSSFFLKEFNLRKYLGIVQNLQTKCYELEDRYVPRKKFGFSRKKLPKSHTGKQDSLDENDGTGKIDSNKWDEKLFGYDSKENEVLSIGNEELYQRDVALRNLKNCTVVLCGVMATLHLTNLESCIILSGPVTSSVFVDKCNNCTIVTACQQLRMHTSTKCDIYLHVTSKGIIEDCTQIRTAPYNFNYDDLEKHFNMSSLDKNSNNWNTLDDFNWLAPDVPSPNWSTLESTQRISNWTERWSELPS; encoded by the exons ATGAATATAGCTGCTAGGTCTCTCTTCTGGATTTTCTCCATTGGCACAATCAGTTATGGCCTCTTCACATTTGTCAAACCTGATGATGACTTAATTAAGCAg TTTGATAGAGACTCAAAACACACAACTGCAAGACAAGTCAGTCGGGACACTGTATCAGTACTTCAAGAAGCCCTAAAGCAAGACTCCGATA TAGAAAGGCTCAGTAGAAGGGAAGCACAGCGTATTGAAAAACTACAAAAAGCACACAAAGCAAAGGAAGAGGTAGACGCATCAAATGAAAATGAAGAATATTTTTCAGGAGCATTTAAAATTCGTGCAGAAATTGTCGAGCATTTACTCTCTGAAGTCCCCACTTTGGAAACAACAATTCTACCAGCCCACTtcgataatattaaaagagaAGTTAATGAATTGCAAAAATTTGTTGTCACTTCGTCATTTTTCCTTAAAGAATTCAATTTGCGTAAATATCTTGGTATTGTCCAAAACCTGCAAACAAAATGTTATGAACTGGAAGACAGATATGTTCCCCGCAAGAAGTTTGGATtttcaagaaaaaaattgcctaAATCTCACACAGGAAAACAAGATTCCCTTGATGAAAACGATGGAACTGGTAAAATTGACAGTAATAAATgggatgaaaaattatttggtTATGATTCCAAGGAAAATGAAGTTTTATCTATAGGGAATGAAGAGCTGTATCAAAGAGATGTGGCATTACGTAATTTAAAGAATTGTACAGTAGTTTTGTGTGGGGTTATGGCAACATTACATTTAACGAATTTGGAGAGCTGCATTATTCTTTCTGGTCCAGTGACATCATCTGTGTTTGTGGATAAATGCAATAATTGTACAATTGTGACTGCCTGTCAACAGCTTCGTATGCACACTTCCACTAAATGTGACATATACTTACACGTAACGAGCAAAGGAATTATTGAAGATTGTACACAAATACGGACGGCTCCATATAACTTCAATTATGACGATTTAGAAAAGCATTTCAACATGTCATCTTTGGATAAAAACAGTAATAATTGGAATACTTTAGATGACTTCAACTGGCTGGCTCCGGATGTACCATCTCCAAATTGGTCAACATTAGAGTCAACCCAACGTATTTCTAACTGGACAGAACGGTGGTCTGAGCTGCCctcgtaa
- the LOC125051313 gene encoding tubulin-specific chaperone C isoform X1: MNEKSAVLERLSRREAQRIEKLQKAHKAKEEVDASNENEEYFSGAFKIRAEIVEHLLSEVPTLETTILPAHFDNIKREVNELQKFVVTSSFFLKEFNLRKYLGIVQNLQTKCYELEDRYVPRKKFGFSRKKLPKSHTGKQDSLDENDGTGKIDSNKWDEKLFGYDSKENEVLSIGNEELYQRDVALRNLKNCTVVLCGVMATLHLTNLESCIILSGPVTSSVFVDKCNNCTIVTACQQLRMHTSTKCDIYLHVTSKGIIEDCTQIRTAPYNFNYDDLEKHFNMSSLDKNSNNWNTLDDFNWLAPDVPSPNWSTLESTQRISNWTERWSELPS; encoded by the coding sequence atgaatgaaaaatctGCTGTTTTAGAAAGGCTCAGTAGAAGGGAAGCACAGCGTATTGAAAAACTACAAAAAGCACACAAAGCAAAGGAAGAGGTAGACGCATCAAATGAAAATGAAGAATATTTTTCAGGAGCATTTAAAATTCGTGCAGAAATTGTCGAGCATTTACTCTCTGAAGTCCCCACTTTGGAAACAACAATTCTACCAGCCCACTtcgataatattaaaagagaAGTTAATGAATTGCAAAAATTTGTTGTCACTTCGTCATTTTTCCTTAAAGAATTCAATTTGCGTAAATATCTTGGTATTGTCCAAAACCTGCAAACAAAATGTTATGAACTGGAAGACAGATATGTTCCCCGCAAGAAGTTTGGATtttcaagaaaaaaattgcctaAATCTCACACAGGAAAACAAGATTCCCTTGATGAAAACGATGGAACTGGTAAAATTGACAGTAATAAATgggatgaaaaattatttggtTATGATTCCAAGGAAAATGAAGTTTTATCTATAGGGAATGAAGAGCTGTATCAAAGAGATGTGGCATTACGTAATTTAAAGAATTGTACAGTAGTTTTGTGTGGGGTTATGGCAACATTACATTTAACGAATTTGGAGAGCTGCATTATTCTTTCTGGTCCAGTGACATCATCTGTGTTTGTGGATAAATGCAATAATTGTACAATTGTGACTGCCTGTCAACAGCTTCGTATGCACACTTCCACTAAATGTGACATATACTTACACGTAACGAGCAAAGGAATTATTGAAGATTGTACACAAATACGGACGGCTCCATATAACTTCAATTATGACGATTTAGAAAAGCATTTCAACATGTCATCTTTGGATAAAAACAGTAATAATTGGAATACTTTAGATGACTTCAACTGGCTGGCTCCGGATGTACCATCTCCAAATTGGTCAACATTAGAGTCAACCCAACGTATTTCTAACTGGACAGAACGGTGGTCTGAGCTGCCctcgtaa